From the Lathyrus oleraceus cultivar Zhongwan6 chromosome 4, CAAS_Psat_ZW6_1.0, whole genome shotgun sequence genome, one window contains:
- the LOC127075028 gene encoding uncharacterized protein LOC127075028, translating into MVLWEITLGTAYFLGLKRTYRLALRIQRRIVNPNHSQIRQFLHRRTRSVFDVAIKVHQNIQERDIEVGRNLGNFILRWLDRMKPSAQIHGGSPTNGASSSIRTTKLQPKSSYLKRPSYYTLFKRGSNKRLFTPSSSIWPKPFPTIASMLRPANPAGTTTHYRYLSMYPHDAFRSNGNAYWPAGVIRKDIMQWMLQN; encoded by the exons ATGGTGCTATGGGAGATTACACTCGGAACTGCGTATTTTCTGGGTCTCAAGCGAACTTACAGGCTCGCTCTCAGGATTCAACGTAGGATCGTAAACCCTAACCACTCTCAGATCCGCCAATTTCTTCATCG AAGAACACGTTCTGTATTTGATGTGGCAATCAAAGTTCATCAGAACATTCAAGAAAGGGACATAGAAGTTGGTCGGAATCTCGGAAACTTCATTTTGCGATGGCTCGATCGAATGAAACCGTCAGCTCAGATTCATGGTGGATCACCTACAAATGGTGCTAGTTCAAGTATAAGAACAACAAAGCTTCAACCTAAGTCTTCATACCTCAAAAGACCTAGTTACTACACCTTATTCAAGAGGGGATCAAATAAGCGTTTATTTACCCCATCGTCAAGTATATGGCCAAAACCTTTCCCCACCATTGCAAGTATGTTGCGACCAGCAAATCCTGCTGGGACAACCACCCACTATCGGTACCTCAGTATGTATCCTCACGATGCCTTTAGATCAAACGGTAATGCTTACTGGCCGGCAGGTGTTATTAGGAAGGACATCATGCAGTGGATGCTGCAAAACTAA
- the LOC127137010 gene encoding uncharacterized protein LOC127137010, which translates to MGDRMDVLETQRGDVETQMMDIKATLQALAQQMQQQSAVLSDLCKQIGQKNTNQESGGPMGESSHEESRLSRKKVKLPLFEGVDPVAWITRAEIYFDVQNTTDEMRVKLARLSMEGSTIHWFNLLMETEDNLSWEKLKKGLITRYGGRRLENPFEELSTLKQRGSVEEFVEAFELLSSQVGRLPEEQYLGYFMSGLKPQIRRRVRTFNPLNRMQMMRIAKDVEEELRENDDDADRYGSKKGGQDRWGRSDWAEPTFRNRNGSNLKETSRSSWANPTQKTGSSGSNTLSTMSLASTGKKGENDSRPEKGKGIRSIRNDEMDERRAKGLCFKCGGKYHPTLHKCPERSLRVLILGEGETLNDEGEIVSMEEVQTDEEEGEEVECQSMGVLGSMSGNRTMKIEGKIENVDVFVLIDSGASHNFISPQVTNALGLEITPDPARSIKLGDGHRVNSQGVCKGIVIKMGSVKVVIDALVLDLGGLDIVLGVLWLSTLGKVIMDWKVLSMQFMYEGQMVKVLGQGSRQEEHSYLNSFLDDNQNRMGTEWWGSQHHQLEAGEISVPTEVIAILEQFPAVFKDQIQLPPERSQVHHIKLFPNHGTINVRPYQYPHHQKEEIEKQVTELLQEGVIKPSMSAFSSPVILVKKKDKSWRMCVDYRALNKATVPDKYPIPIVDELLDELYDSTIFSKIDLRSGYHQIRVHEDDIPKTAFRTHNGHYEYLVMPFGLMNAPATFQATMNDIFRPFLRKFVLVFFDDILIYNKNIQEHQKHLCQVLSVLLENCFIANQAKCKFGCKQIDYLGHIISGKGVAVDPAKVRCILDWPEPKNVKGVRGFLGLTGYYRKFIKDYGKVAKPLTELTKKDNFAWGTETNAAFQLMEIIMTSPPVLVLPNFSLPFEVECDAAGRGIGAVLMQQRKPVAFFSKALSQGNLAKSVYEKELMALVLCIQHWRNYLLGKQFTVYTDHKSLKHFLQQRITSPDQQCWLAKLLGYQFEVKYKPGRDNKAADALSRRDDDADLDEVKDDPEIQDMIQTVLSAPDSKPGYSVKQGVLFYHGRLVLSPKSPSIPLLLEEFHCTPTGGHSGFLRTYRKLADNLYWLGMQKSVREFVRACDICQRQKYAATTPGGLLQPLPIPNGIWEDLSLDFITGLPKSKGYEAVLVVVDRLSKYSHFILLKHPYTAKSIAELFGTKLQMSSAYHPETDGQTEVAAVALELSERYEALTQLKSHLQRAQEQMASYANKKRRDVRFQVGEWVFLKLRPHRQQSVVKRINKKLAARFYGPFKVIAKVGEVAYRLQLPDQSRIHPVFHVSLLKKAVGDYQVLGELPKDLELTDDSDVYPEKVMGSRVTMKGGVTVQQSLIKWRHKTWEDNAVLQGQFPDFCLEDKAVSMETGIDRKMDQVVGLDSGPKPKVWRVYKRSKRIKE; encoded by the exons ATGGGGGATCGTATGGACGTGTTGGAAACACAGAGGGGTGACGTCGAAACACAGATGATGGACATCAAAGCAACACTACAGGCGTTAGCTCAACAGATGCAACAACAAAGCGCTGTTCTCTCTGATTTATGCAAACAGATCGGTCAGAAGAATACGAATCAGGAGAGTGGGGGTCCCATGGGTGAGTCTTCGCATGAGGAATCACGTTTGTCAAGGAAGAAGGTGAAATTGCCATTATTCGAAGGAGTCGATCCTGTTGCATGGATCACACGAGCTGAGATCTATTTTGATGTGCAGAATACGACTGATGAAATGCGAGTGAAGTTGGCACGTCTGAGTATGGAAGGTTCTACAATACACTGGTTTAACCTTTTGATGGAAACAGAGGACAATCTGTCCTGGGAAAAGTTGAAAAAGGGTCTGATTACGCGCTATGGAGGAAGACGTCTGGAAAATCCTTTTGAGGAATTATCCACGTTGAAACAGAGGGGTAGTGTAGAAGAATTTGTGGAAGCTTTTGAGCTTTTGTCGTCACAAGTGGGAAGACTTCCAGAGGAACAATATCTGGGTTATTTTATGAGTGGTTTGAAGCCACAAATTCGTCGTAGGGTTCGGACTTTCAATCCTCTGAATCGGATGCAGATGATGCGTATTGCAAAAGACGTAGAGGAAGAGTTGAGAGAAAATGATGATGACGCGGACAGATACGGTAGCAAAAAAGGAGGGCAGGATCGATGGGGCCGTAGTGATTGGGCCGAGCCAACTTTTCGGAACAGGAACGGGTCAAATCTGAAAGAGACAAGTCGTTCCAGTTGGGCCAATCCGACTCAGAAAACAGGATCAAGTGGATCTAACACGCTGTCTACGATGTCGTTAGCTTCAACTGGGAAAAAGGGTGAGAATGATTCGCgacctgaaaaagggaaagggATTCGCAGCATTCGCAACGACGAGATGGATGAGAGAAGGGCGAAGGGGTTGTGTTTCAAGTGCGGTGGAAAGTATCACCCTACTCTCCATAAGTGTCCTGAGAGATCCTTACGAGTATTGATTTTGGGTGAAGGAGAAACTCTTAACGATGAAGGTGAAATCGTATCTATGGAAGAAGTGCAAACTGATGAGGAAGAGGGGGAGGAGGTAGAATGTCAATCCATGGGTGTGTTGGGAAGTATGAGTGGAAATCGTACCATGAAAATTGAGGGAAAAATTGAAAATGTGGATGTGTTCGTGTTGATCGATAGTGGTGCGAGCCACAATTTCATCTCCCCTCAAGTAACAAATGCGTTGGGGTTAGAAATCACTCCTGACCCTGCCAGGAGCATCAAACTTGGAGATGGACATAGGGTGAATTCTCAAGGGGTGTGCAAAGGAATTGTAATAAAGATGGGTTCTGTGAAAGTAGTCATTGATGCGTTGGTACTGGATCTGGGAGGTTTGGATATAGTATTGGGAGTCTTATGGCTGAGCACACTAGGAAAGGTAATAATGGATTGGAAGGTGTTGTCTATGCAGTTCATGTATGAGGGGCAGATGGTTAAGGTGTTGGGTCAAGGTAGCAGGCAAGAGGAGCATAGTTATCTGAACTCCTTTTTGGATGACAACCAGAATAGGATGGGAACTGAATGGTGGGGATCTCAGCATCACCAATTGGAAGCTGGCGAGATCTCTGTGCCAACAGAAGTAATTGCGATTCTGGAACAATTTCCAGCAGTTTTTAAAGATCAAATTCAGCTGCCTCCGGAGAGATCTCAAGTGCACCATATCAAATTATTTCCAAATCATGGAACAATCAATGTTAGGCCCTACCAGTATCCTCACCATCAGAAGGAGGAGATTGAGAAACAAGTGACTGAACTGTTGCAGGAAGGAGTGATCAAACCCAGTATGAGTGCTTTCTCTAGTCCGGTGATTTTGGTAAAAAAGAAAGATAAAAGTTggagaatgtgtgtggattacagagcGCTTAACAAAGCTACAGTTCCGGATAAGTACCCTATTCCCATCGTAGACGAATTATTGGATGAATTATACGACTCGACTATTTTTTCGAAGATTGACCTTAGGTCCGGTTATCATCAAATCAGGGTGCATGAAGATGATATTCCCAAAACAGCTTTTAGAACTCACAATGGCCACTATGAGTATCTCGTGATGCCATTTGGGTTAATGAATGCTCCAGCCACGTTCCAAGCAACCATGAATGATATTTTTAGGCCCTTTTTGAGGAAATTTGTCTTAGTTTTTTTTGACGATATTCTCATATACAATAAGAACATTCAAGAGCATCAAAAGCACTTATGTCAGGTTCTTTCTGTTTTACTTGAGAACTGTTTTATTGCAAATCAAGCTAAGTGTAAGTTTGGGTGTAAGCAGATTGACTACTTGGGGCACATTATCTCAGGTAAAGGGGTAGCAGTAGATCCTGCGAAAGTAAGGTGCATTTTGGATTGGCCAGAACCAAAGAATGTAAAAGGAGTTCGTGGATTTTTGGGACTTACTGGGTACTATAGAAAATTTATTAAGGATTATGGCAAAGTGGCCAAGCCTTTGACTGAGCTGACCAAGAAGGATAACTTTGCGTGGGGAACAGAGACAAATGCAGCTTTTCAATTGATGGAGATTATCATGACTTCACCCCCTGTTTTGGTACTACCTAATTTTTCTCTACCCTTTGAAGTGGAATGTGACGCAGCTGGTAGAGGTATCGGAGCAGTGTTAATGCAGCAAAGGAAACCTGTAGCATTTTTCAGCAAAGCATTATCTCAAGGCAATTTAGCAAAGTCGGTGTATGAAAAAGAGCTTATGGCCTTGGTATTGTGCATCCAGCATTGGCGAAACTACTTGTTGGGAAAGCAATTCACAGTATACACGGATCACAAGAGTCTAAAACACTTCCTGCAGCAGAGAATAACTTCCCCAGACCAGCAGTGTTGGTTGGCTAAGTTGCTTGGCTATCAGTTTGAGGTGAAGTACAAACCAGGGAGGGATAACAAAGCTGCTGATGCTCTATCCAGACGTGATGACGATGCTGATTTGG ATGAGGTGAAAGATGATCCAGAAATTCAGGACATGATACAAACCGTGTTGTCTGCTCCTGATTCTAAGCCAGGCTATTCTGTTAAGCAAGGTGTGTTGTTTTATCATGGCAGGCTGGTTCTTTCTCCTAAGTCCCCATCTATCCCTCTACTGTTGGAGGAATTTCATTGCACTCCTACTGGTGGACATTCAGGTTTCTTGAGAACTTATCGGAAGCTGGCGGATAATTTATATTGGCTGGGAATGCAGAAGTCGGTGAGAGAATTTGTGCGTGCTTGTGATATCTGTCAAAGACAAAAGTATGCGGCCACTACTCCCGGAGGTTTGTTGCAACCTCTCCCCATTCCTAATGGTATTTGGGAGGATCTTTCGCTAGATTTCATTACGGGTTTGCCTAAGTCTAAGGGTTATGAGGCTGTACTGGTGGTTGTGGATAGGTTGTCTAAGTACAGTCACTTCATACTGCTCAAGCATCCTTACACAGCTAAGTCCATTGCTGAATTGTTT GGCACTAAATTGCAGATGAGTTCTGCCTATCATCCAGAAACGGATGGGCAAACGGAG GTGGCTGCGGTGGCATTAGAGCTAAGTGAGAGATATGAGGCTCTAACACAACTTAAATCACATCTACAAAGAGCGCAAGAACAGATGGCGAGCTATGCTAACAAGAAGAGAAGAGATGTGCGTTTTCAGGTGGGTGAATGGGTTTTTTTGAAATTAAGACCTCACAGACAGCAGTCAGTGGTTAAACGGATCAATAAAAAATTAGCGGCACGTTTTTATGGGCCTTTCAAAGTTATAGCTAAGGTTGGAGAAGTGGCATATAGGCTACAACTGCCTGATCAGTCCAGGATCCATCCAGTTTTTCATGTATCACTATTGAAGAAAGCAGTGGGAGACTATCAGGTTCTAGGCGAACTTCCCAAAGATTTGGAACTCACAGATGACAGTGATGTGTACCCAGAGAAGGTCATGGGCTCTAGGGTGACTATGAAGGGAGGAGTGACTGTGCAACAAAGTCTCATTAAATGGAGGCACAAGACATGGGAGGATAATGCAGTGTTGCAGGGTCAATTTCCAGATTTTTGCCTTGAGGACAAGGCCGTTTCTATGGAGACGGGAATTGATAGAAAGATGGATCAAGTGGTGGGCCTTGACAGTGGGCCCAAACCAAAGGTTTGGAGGGTTTACAAGAGAAGtaaaagaataaaagaataa